The region CGATCCCGGGCGTCGAGTGCCCCACGCCGCGGGGCGCCTTCTACGCCTACCCGGCGGTCGGCGCGCTGCTCGGCAAGGAGATCCGCGGGCAGAAGATGGAGACCAGCCTGGACCTGGCCGCGGCGGTGCTGGAGCACGCCGAGGTCGCGGTGGTCCCGGGCGAGGCCTTCGGCACCCCCGGCTTCTTCCGGCTCTCCTACGCCCTGGGCGACGACGACCTGCGCACCGGCGTGACCCGCATGGGCGAGCTGCTGGCCGAGGCGAAGTAACCCGCTCACGCACACGTTCGCGGGCTCGCGCACAGGTCGGAACCCGTGCGCCGACCCGCGAAGGTGTGCGTGGGCCGCGGGCAGAACGAAGGGGCGGGCACCGTTGCGGTGCCCGCCCCTTCGTCGCCTGTGCTCTCTGCCGGTGTCGGGCTACTTGTCGGTGTCGGCCAGGTCGACCAGCGCCGCCGCACGCTTCGCGTACTTCCACTTGCCGAGGTCCGCGATCGTCTTGATGCCGAGCGCCGCGAGCTGCTCGTCGTGCTTCTCCGTCAGCCCCTCGAGGGCCGACGGCGGGGCGGCCAGGATCTCCGAGGCCGTCTTGTCCTCCCACGCCTTGTCCACGAGCTTGCCGAACTTCACGCTGTGCCCCCTTGACGTAGAGATGTGCGATACGCGCGCAGCATCTCGGCATCCGGAGCAGGCGGCAACCGGGGATCACCCGGCAGGTGGGGTCGGGCAGGTGGGGTCGGGCAGGTGGGCCTAGGGCAGCTGGACCTCGGCCGATGCGCGGCCGAGGACAGTCTTCCCGTCGAACTTCGCGGTGATGTCCACGCGGGCCACGCGCGTGCCGTCCGTCTCGGTCACGTCGCCGACGACGCCGGTGATGTCCACCGACGCGCCCTCGTCGTCGTCCGGGACGAGAACGGGGCGGGTGAACCGGACGCCGAACGTGCGCAGCGCGGTGGGGTCGCCGATCCAGTTGGTGACGAGCCGACCGGCCGTGGCCATGGTCAGCATCCCGTGCGCGATGACGCCGGGCAGCCCGGCGCCGGTGGCGACGCGGTCGCTCCAGTGGATCGGGTTGAAGTCCCCGGAGGCACCGGCGTAGCGGACCAGGTCGGCCCGCGTGAGGTGCACCTGCAGCGGGGACGCGTCCCCCTTCGCGACGCGGTTCGGCTCAGGAGTGCTCACGACGCCGCCTGCGTGACGAGGAGCGCCGTGGTGGTGGCGACCGGGGTGTCGTCCGCGATCTCGCAGCGGACCGTCAGCATGTGGCTGCCGGCGCGGCTGCGGAGGTCGTCGACGTTCACGGTCGTGAAGAGTTCGTCCCCGGCGTGGATCGGCCGGTGGAACGTGATGCGCTGGTCGCCGTGGACCATGCGGGTGTAGTCCCACCCGAAGGCGGGATCACGGAGGAACGCCTCGAGCAGCGGCATCGTGAAGGACACGGAGAAGGTCGGCGGAGCGACCAGGTCCGGGTGTCCGGCTGCTCGGGCGGCCTCGACGTCGTGGAAGACCGGCGAGTCGTCACCGATGGCGGTGGCGAACTCGCGGATCTTCTCCCGGCCGACCTGGAACGGGCCGGCGGTCGGGAGCGAGCGGCCGACGTAGGACTCGTCGGGCACGCGTCAGCGGGTCTCGCGGTGCGCCCGGTGAGTCCCGCAGTTCGGGCAGAACTTCTTGACCTCGAGGCGGTCGGGGTCGTTGCGCCGGTTCTTCTTGGTGATGTAGTTCCGGTGCTTGCACTCCTCGCAGGCCAGCGTGATCTTGGGCCTAACGTCGGTGGCCTTGCCCATCGGAGGTGCCTCCCAGCAGGTACTTCTTGAATCAGTTCGGTGTGGTAGCGGCGGCCGGACTTGAACCGGCGACACAGCGATTATGAGCCGCTTGCTCTACCGACTGAGCTACGCCGCCATGCGAAGCCCATCAGTGCCACTTCGCTGGAGCCCCTTTACGGAATCGAACCGTAGACCTTCTCCTTACCATGGAGACGCTCTGCCGACTGAGCTAAAGGGGCGGCATGGCCGTCCCGGGGAGTCTGAACCTCTCTCCCCGGTGGGCCTGGGCAACTCTACACAACGCCGCGTCCGGTGCGGAAATCCGGGGGTGCCCGTCCGCGTTCACGCAGGTCAGCGTACCCGCGCGGCGGGTGGTGCGCCGCCACCCGCCCACCGCGCGAAGACGCTCACCAGCTGGACTTGCGCACCCCCGGCAGGGCACCGGCGTGGGCGAGCTCGCGGAGCCTGATCCGGGACACCCCGAACTTCCGGGAGTAGGCCCGCGGGCGGCCGTCGACGGAGTCCCGGTTCCGGACGCGGGTCGCGCTCGCGTCCCGGGGCTGACGGTCGAGTTCCGCCCGGGCCGCGGCCCGCTCGTCGTCCGGGGTCGTGGGCCGGGCGAGCAGCGCCTTCAGTTCGGCACGCCGCGCGGCGTGCCGGGCGACGACCGCCTTCCGCCGCTCGTTGCGGGCGATCTTCGCGGACGTGGCGATCAGACCTTCTCCCCCTGGCTCCGGATCCGCCCGACCGCCGCCTCGACGCCGATCCGGTCCACGGTCCGGATCCCCTTGACCGAGAGCCGGAGCCGGACGAACCGGTTCTCCGACGCCAGCCAGTAGCGGCGGGACTGCACGTTCGGGTCGAACCGGCGCGGGGTGCGCCGGTTCGAGTGGGACACGTTCCGGCCGAAGCCGGGTTCGCGTCCCGTCAGCTGACACCTGCGGGCCACGCCGTCACCCCCGCCCGGGGCGCGGGTACGGCAGCAGGGCCATCTCCCGCGCGTTCCGGATGGCGACGGCGACCCGCCGCTGCTGCTGCGGCGTCAGGCCCGTCACCCGGCGAGCGCGGATCTTGCCGCGGTCGGAGATGAACGTGCGCAGCAGCGCGGTGTCCTTCCAGTCGACCTCGGTGATCCGGCGCTGGTGCAGGGGATTGACCTTGCGCTTCAGCGGGCGGCCGGGGCGCTCCGGGCGCGCCATGTCAGCGCTCCTCGCGGAAGTCGACGTGCCGGCGGACGACCGGGTCGTACTTGCGCAGGACCATCCGGTCCGGGTCGTTGCGGCGGTTCTTGCGGGTCACGTACGTCGTGCCGGTCCCCGCGGTCGAGCGGATCCGCACGATCGGACGGAGCTGGTTGCGGGCCATGCCCACCCCTCCCAAACAAATGACATCGATTTTCATTTACAGTAACAGCGCGACCGACCGCGTTGTTCCCTACCCGAGGAGTACCCGTGTCCCCACCCACCGAACTCATGGTGCTCGCCGGGTTGCCCCCCGTCGGCGTCGAGCAGGTGATCGCGCGGATCCGCGCGGCGGACCCCGAGGTCGTCGTGCTGCACCACGACCTGCGCGACGTCGCGTCCGGCACCGTCCACCGCCGGGTCCGCGGCCCCGGCACGGACACCTGGACCGACCTGCACCTCGCCCACGGCTGCGTCTCCTGCACGCTCCGCGAGGACCTGCTGCCCCGGCTCCGGGCGCTGGCCGGGACGGTCCGCCGGGTGGTGCTGCACCTCGATCCGGTGCTCGAGCCCGAGCAGGTCTGCTGGGCGCTGCGGCACGTGCTCGTCGACGGGGTGGTGCTCACCGACCTCGTGGACCTGCGGGGCGTGCTCACGGTCGTCGATGCCGGGACCTGGCTCGACGACGCGACGGGCGACGAGGCCGTCGAGGAGCGGGGGCTGGCGGAGCTGCCCGACGACGAGCGAACCCTCGCGCAGGTCGCCGTGGGCCAGGCCGAGTTCGCCGACGTGATCGTGCGGACCGGCACCGCCGAGGCCTGGGAGCTCGCCCGGCTCGACGCCGTCCTGGCCCGGCTCGCGCCCGCGGCCGGCCGGATCCCGCTCGCCGAGCTGGACGCGGGTGTCCTGGAGCTCGACGGCCTGCCCGCGGCCGCCCGTCGCGGCGTCCCGGACGACGTCCACGGGTCCCTGCTCCGCGGCACGCCGCCGCTCACGCCGGACTGCGGGGTGCGGCTGCACGTCTTCTCCGCGCGCCGCCCGTTCCATCCCGAGCGGTTCCACGAGGCGATCGACCTGCTGCTCGACGGCGTGGTCCGGGCCCGCGGACGGATCTGGCTGGCCACCCGCCCCGGCGACGTCCTGTGGGTCGAGTCCGCCGGCGGCGGGCTGCGCGTCGGCCAGGTCGGCGAATGGCTCGCCGCGCAGGACGCGGACGCCTGGGAGCGCGTTCCCGAGGAGCGACGGGCGCTGGCCTCACTGGGCTGGCACCCGGACTTCGGCGACCGCGCCCAGGACCTCGTCGTGCTCAGCCACGACGTCGACGCCGACGGGACCGACGCGCTCGACGCGGCCCTTCGCGGCGCCCTGCTCACCGACGACGAGCTGGCGGGCGGCCCGGCCGCCTGGCACCGGCTGCCGGACCCCTTCGGCTGGTGGCACACCGATCCCTGCGAGCCCACCCCCGGGGTCCCCGCCTCGACCGGCACCGATCACCACGAGGAGAACTCCTGATGGCCGTCCCCAAGCGCCGCACGTCCCGCTCGAACACCCGCAGCCGCCGCGCGAACTGGAAGGCCGCGCGACCGGACCTGCTCCCCGTCACGATCGACGGGCGACGCCACCTCGTCCCGAGACGCCTGGTGAAGGCCTACGAGCGGGGCATCCTGAGGCCCGAGTGAGGGCTCCTTACCCCCGGCCCGGGCCCGAGGCGTTCGCGGACGACGTGATCGTCCGATGCCGACGGGGCGGCCTCAGCACGACTCTCGACGCCATGACGACCGAGTACTTCATCCAGTCCGAGATCGCCGTCCGTCGTCGGGACATGCTGGCCGCCGCCGCCGAGTCGCGCCTGAGGCGCCTCGCCCGCGCCGCGCGCGACGCCCTCCGGGAGGCCTCGGCCGCGGCGGCCCCGCACGAGCACACCGTCGCGCAACTCCCCCGACATCGTCGGGGGGTCGTGCAAACATGACCCCCGTGCCGAGACCGGGGGTGGGGATCGGCCTGGTCGGCCGCCACGCCGAGCGGGCCACGCTGGCCGCTGCGCCGGCCCGCGCCCGGTCCGGCACGGCCTGCGGCGTGCTCCTCGGCGGGGACGCCGGGGTGGGGAAGTCCCGGCTTGCCGGCGAGCTCGTCGAGGAGGCCCGCCCGGACGCCCTCGTGCTCGTCGGCCGCTGCATCGACGCCGCCGAGTCCGCGCTGCCCTACCTCCCGTTCACCGAGGTCGTCGGCACCCTGCTGGCGGCGCGGCCGGAGCTGCCCGAGAGCCATCCGGAGCTGCTGCGGCTGAGCCCGGCCGGGCATCAGGACGCGCGCGCCCGCGAGGAGCGGGAAGCGGGCAACTGCGGGTGTTCGACGCCGTGCTGTCCGCGCTCGCGGCGGTCTCGGTGCGGGCACCGGTGCTGCTCGTCCTCGAGGACCTGCACTGGGCGGACCGTTCCAGCCGGGACCTGTTGACCTTCCTGCTCTCCCGGCTCGGCGGGCAGCGGTTGCTCGTGCTCGCCACCTATCGCACGGACGACCTGCACCGACGCCATCCGCTGCGCCCGGTGCTCTCCGAGCTGGTGCGGCTGCCCGCGGTCGAGCGCCTCGAGCTGGGGCCGCTGCCGCCGGCGGACGCGGTCGCCCTCGTGGAGCGGCTGGGTGGGGACCTGCTGGGCGAGGCGGAGGCCCTCGAGCTGGCGCAGCGCAGTGAGGGGAACGCGTTCTTCGCCGAGGAACTGGTCACCGCGTGGAACGACTCAGGCTCGCCGGGCGAGCTCTCCGGCGCCCTGTCGGACGTGCTGCTCGCCCGCATCGAGCGGCTCCCGGCGCAGGCCCAGCAGGTGCTGCGGGTGGCGTCGGTGGCGGGCCGCCGCGTCCGGCACGACCGGTTGGGTGTGATCTGCGCCCAGGGACCGGACGCCCTGGACGTCGACGAACTCGAGACGGCGCTGCGCGAGGCCGTCGCCCGGCACGTGCTGGTGGCCGAGTCCGCGCCCGGCGCCGTCGAGGGCTACTCCTTCCGGCACGCACTGCTCCGGGAGGCCGTCTACCACGATCTTCTGCCCGGGGAGCGGAGCCGACTGCACGGCCGCTACGCCGCCCTGCTGGCCGCGGCACCGGACGAGCCCGGCACCGCCGCGGAGCTGGCCCGGCACGCGCTGGCCGCGCACGACCTGCCCCGGGCGCTCGACGCGTCGGTCCGGGCGGCGCAGGAGGCGGACCGGCAGGGCGCCCCCGCCGAGGTGCTCGTGCACGCCGAGCGGGCGGTCGAGCTGTGGCACGCGGTACCCGGTGCCGAGGAGCTGACCGGCACGGACGAGGTCCAGGTGACGCTGGCCGCGGCCTGGTCGGCGAGCGCCACCGGAGATCCTGACCGCGGGGTCGCGCTGGCCCGGCGGGCCGTGGAGCTGGTCGACGCCCGGCGGGATCCGCACCGCGCGGCGGACGTACGCGTCCGCCTCGCGATGCGGCTGCTGGACCGCAACGACTACGGGGCCGAACCGCTCGCCGTCGCGCGGGAGGCCGTGGCCTTCCTCGCGGACGAGCCCCCATCCGCGGACCAGGCCTGGGCCCACGCCGTGCTGGCCCGGGCCTGCTGGCGCGAGGACGAGGTCGAGGAGATGCGCGCCGAGGCCGCGGAGGCCCTGCGGATCGCCCGCGCCGCCGCGGCCCGGCTCCGTGCCCGTTCCGGGGACCCGGAGGAGCCCGAACCCGACGACGACCCGCAGGACATCGCGGCGGCGGAGGCGGACGCGCTGATCACCCTCGCCGTCTCCGAGGAGCACGCCGGGCGCACCGGGCACTCCCGCGCGCTGCTGTCCGAGGCGCTGCCGCTGGCCCGAGGCTCCGGGAACGTCGCCGTCGAGCTGCGGATCTTCTACAACCGCGGGATCTCGTTCCTGGAGGAGACCCTGCTCGCGGAGGCGTCGGCCGAGTTCGCGGCGGCCGAGCGGCGGACCGCGGAGACCGGGTCGACCTGGAGCGCCTACGGGATGGACCTGCGGGTGGCGCACGTCCTCACCCTCTTCACGGCCGGGGACTGGGCGGCGGCGGAACGTACGGCCCGGCTCGGGGGCGCCTCCGTCTCCGCGACGGTCGCGGGCCGGCTCGCGGCGGCCGGCCTGCTGGTAGAGATCGCGCGGGGCCGGGACGTCGAGGCGCGTTGGACCGAGCTCGTCGCCATGGACACCCACGACGACCAGGTGCTCCTGCTGCTCGGGCGGACCGGGGCGGAGTCCGCGCTCTGGCGGGGCGAGCCCGCCGAGGCGGTCCGGCGGATCGACCACGCCCTGGCCCACCTGCGCCGCGTCTTCACCCTGGACATGGCCGAGATCATGCTCTGCGCGCTGGGCCTCGCGGGCCGGGCGGAGCTGGGCACGAACCCGGAGAACCTGACCGCGGCGGACGCGCTCGCGGCGGCCGCCGAGCACGTCGCGGCGCACGGGCTGCCGAGGGCGGGCACGCTCGGGCCCGAGGGCCGGGCGTGGCTCGCGCAGGTCCGCGCCGAGCTCGGCCGGGTGCACGGCCGCTCGGATCCGCAGGAGTGGGCGGCGGTCGTCGAGGCCTTCGGCTACGACGCGTTCCGGCAGGGGATCGCCCGGCTGCGCCGCGCCGAGGCGTTGGTCGGTGCCGCCGTGGACGCCGGCCACGAGGGGGCGAACGGCCGATCGGGGGCCGCCGGTCTCCGGGACGAGGCGACCGCCGAGCTCCGGGCCGCGATCGGGACCGCGGAACGCCTCGGTGCCGTTCCCCTCGCCGCCGCGGTCCGGGAGTTCGCGGCCCGCTCCGGCCTCCGGCTCACCACCGCGGGTCCTGCCGCCGAACCCTTCACCCCCCGGGAGCGGGCGGTGCTCGCGCTGGTGGCGGGCGGGCGGACGAACCGCCAGGTCGGCGAGGCGCTGTTCATCAGTGAGAAGACGGTCAGCGTCCACCTGTCCCGGGTGATGGCGAAGCTCGGCGCGGGCAACCGCACCGAGGCGGTCTCGATCGCGCACGAACGCGGCCTCCTCGCCGCGGACTGAGCGTTCGCGTTCCCGCCGGGAACCCGCGCGCGGGAGCCTCGTCCGGCGGAAACCGTTCCCTGAATGACCGTTCAGTAACTATGCTTCGGACGGGCCGGTCACCGAGGACCGGCGGGAGGGACGAAACCCATGTCGACGACCGAACGGTCACCCGACGCCACCACCACCCCCCGACCGGATCTCTCCGACGTCGAGGGTTTCTGGACCGCGCCGATCCCCCGGCGGGCAGCCGCGTTCGCCGGGCTGCGGATGAATGAGCCGATCCCCTTCTACGAGGAGCCGCTGCTCACCTACGTCCCACAGGGCCCCGGCTACCACGCCCTGACCCGGCTCGACGACGTCGTCGAGGCCAGCCGGAACCCGCAGATCTTCCGCTCGGGCAGTGGCTCGACCTCCGTGGCGGACATGCCGCCGGAGTTCAACGAGTTCTTCGGCTCGATGATCAACATGGACGACCCGCGGCACGCCCGGCTGCGCCGCATCGTCTCCCGCGGCTTCACCCCGCGCCGCCTCGCCCAGCTCACCGAGGACGTCGAGCGCTCGGCCCGGCAGATCGTGGACGACGTGATCGACGCCGGCGAGTGCGACGCCGTCACCCAGATCTCGGCCCGGCTCCCGCTGAAGATCGTCTGCGACATGATGGGCGTCCCCGCGAGCCAGTACGAGTTCGTCTTCGACCGCTCGAACGTCATCCTCGGCGCGGCCGATCCGGAGTACGTGCCGGACGCGGGCAACATCGTCGCCGCGCTGCTCGGCGCCGGGGCGGACCTGGCCGGGCTGATGAAGGAACTCGGCGAGGAGCGCACGAAGAACCCGACGGACGACGTCACGTCCGCGCTGGTCAACGCGGAGATCGACGGCGAGCGCCTGACCCCGGAGGAGCTGGCGAGCTTCTTCGTGCTGCTCGTCGTCGCCGGGAACGAGACCACCCGCAACGCGATCAGCTGGGGCATCAACCTGCTCACCGAGCACCCGGAGCAGCGCGACATCTGGCTCGCGGACCTCGACGGGGTCACTCCCACCGCCGTCGACGAGATCGTCCGCTGGGCCTCGCCGGTGATCTTCATGCGGCGGACCCTCGAGACGGATGCGGTGCTCGGCGGCAAGCAGCTCACCGCCGGGGAGAAGGTCCTGCTCTTCTACTGGGCCGCGAACCGCGACCCCGCGCATTTCACCGACCCGGAAGGCTTCGACGTCCGCCGCTCCCCGAACCCCCACGTCGGCTTCGGCGGAGCCGGGCCGCACTACTGCCTCGGCGCGCACCTCGCCCGCCGCGAGATGTCGGTGATGTTCCGCGAGCTGCTCACCCGGATCCCGGACATCCACACGACCGGCGAGCCGCAGCGGCTGCGCTCGATGTTCATCAACGGGATCAAGCACCTGCCGGTCGCCTTCACCCCCGGAGGGAAGAAGTGAGGACGCTGGACTACCCCGAGGTCCCCGTCGGCGCGATCCTCGCCGGTGCCGCCCGCCGCTACACCGACCGCACCGCACTGCACTACTACGGCCGCGAGCTGACGTTCGCGCAGCTCCACGCGCGGGCGAGCGCCTTCGCGAACGCGCTGACCGACGCCGGGATCGGGCGCGGCGACGTCGTCGCGATCCACCTGCCGAACTGCCCGCAGTACGCGATCGCCTACTACGGGATCATGCTGTCCGGCGCCACGTTCACCCCGGCGAACCCCCTGCTCCCGCCCGCGGACCTGGCCGCGCAGCTCGCGGACTCCGGCGCCGTCGCGATCCTGAGCTGGGCGCCCGCGTACCCGGCGTTCGCCGCCGTCCGGGAGAAGACCGGGGTGCGGCTCGCGCTCGTCACGGACAAGGCACAGGCGCTCGACCCCGCGCACCGGCTCGCCCTCGACGGAGCGGAGGACTTCGAGGCCTTCCACGCGGACGGGCCGACCACGCCACCCTCCGTCGAGATCGACGTCCACAGGGACCTGGCCCATCTCGCCTACACCGGCGGGACCACCGGCCGGTCCAAGGGCGTGCAGCTGCCGCACCGCAACGTCGTCGTCAACGTCCTGCAGTACGCGTGCGTCGGCAGCGGCGCGCATCCCGCCCTCGACGAGGCGGGCGGCCTGATGCTGGCCGAGCAGGGCCCGCCCGAGGAGTACCCGACGCGCTTCGGGGAGGGAGCGGTCGTC is a window of Pseudonocardia sp. T1-2H DNA encoding:
- a CDS encoding helix-turn-helix transcriptional regulator, with amino-acid sequence MHRRRRVRAALPPVHRGRRHPAGGAAGAAREPSGAAAAEPGRASGRARPRGAGSGQLRVFDAVLSALAAVSVRAPVLLVLEDLHWADRSSRDLLTFLLSRLGGQRLLVLATYRTDDLHRRHPLRPVLSELVRLPAVERLELGPLPPADAVALVERLGGDLLGEAEALELAQRSEGNAFFAEELVTAWNDSGSPGELSGALSDVLLARIERLPAQAQQVLRVASVAGRRVRHDRLGVICAQGPDALDVDELETALREAVARHVLVAESAPGAVEGYSFRHALLREAVYHDLLPGERSRLHGRYAALLAAAPDEPGTAAELARHALAAHDLPRALDASVRAAQEADRQGAPAEVLVHAERAVELWHAVPGAEELTGTDEVQVTLAAAWSASATGDPDRGVALARRAVELVDARRDPHRAADVRVRLAMRLLDRNDYGAEPLAVAREAVAFLADEPPSADQAWAHAVLARACWREDEVEEMRAEAAEALRIARAAAARLRARSGDPEEPEPDDDPQDIAAAEADALITLAVSEEHAGRTGHSRALLSEALPLARGSGNVAVELRIFYNRGISFLEETLLAEASAEFAAAERRTAETGSTWSAYGMDLRVAHVLTLFTAGDWAAAERTARLGGASVSATVAGRLAAAGLLVEIARGRDVEARWTELVAMDTHDDQVLLLLGRTGAESALWRGEPAEAVRRIDHALAHLRRVFTLDMAEIMLCALGLAGRAELGTNPENLTAADALAAAAEHVAAHGLPRAGTLGPEGRAWLAQVRAELGRVHGRSDPQEWAAVVEAFGYDAFRQGIARLRRAEALVGAAVDAGHEGANGRSGAAGLRDEATAELRAAIGTAERLGAVPLAAAVREFAARSGLRLTTAGPAAEPFTPRERAVLALVAGGRTNRQVGEALFISEKTVSVHLSRVMAKLGAGNRTEAVSIAHERGLLAAD
- the rpmB gene encoding 50S ribosomal protein L28, with amino-acid sequence MARRCQLTGREPGFGRNVSHSNRRTPRRFDPNVQSRRYWLASENRFVRLRLSVKGIRTVDRIGVEAAVGRIRSQGEKV
- the rpmF gene encoding 50S ribosomal protein L32 codes for the protein MAVPKRRTSRSNTRSRRANWKAARPDLLPVTIDGRRHLVPRRLVKAYERGILRPE
- the rpmG gene encoding 50S ribosomal protein L33, producing MGKATDVRPKITLACEECKHRNYITKKNRRNDPDRLEVKKFCPNCGTHRAHRETR
- the rpsR gene encoding 30S ribosomal protein S18; its protein translation is MARPERPGRPLKRKVNPLHQRRITEVDWKDTALLRTFISDRGKIRARRVTGLTPQQQRRVAVAIRNAREMALLPYPRPGRG
- a CDS encoding MaoC/PaaZ C-terminal domain-containing protein, with product MSTPEPNRVAKGDASPLQVHLTRADLVRYAGASGDFNPIHWSDRVATGAGLPGVIAHGMLTMATAGRLVTNWIGDPTALRTFGVRFTRPVLVPDDDEGASVDITGVVGDVTETDGTRVARVDITAKFDGKTVLGRASAEVQLP
- a CDS encoding FAS1-like dehydratase domain-containing protein, with the protein product MPDESYVGRSLPTAGPFQVGREKIREFATAIGDDSPVFHDVEAARAAGHPDLVAPPTFSVSFTMPLLEAFLRDPAFGWDYTRMVHGDQRITFHRPIHAGDELFTTVNVDDLRSRAGSHMLTVRCEIADDTPVATTTALLVTQAAS
- a CDS encoding cytochrome P450; this translates as MSTTERSPDATTTPRPDLSDVEGFWTAPIPRRAAAFAGLRMNEPIPFYEEPLLTYVPQGPGYHALTRLDDVVEASRNPQIFRSGSGSTSVADMPPEFNEFFGSMINMDDPRHARLRRIVSRGFTPRRLAQLTEDVERSARQIVDDVIDAGECDAVTQISARLPLKIVCDMMGVPASQYEFVFDRSNVILGAADPEYVPDAGNIVAALLGAGADLAGLMKELGEERTKNPTDDVTSALVNAEIDGERLTPEELASFFVLLVVAGNETTRNAISWGINLLTEHPEQRDIWLADLDGVTPTAVDEIVRWASPVIFMRRTLETDAVLGGKQLTAGEKVLLFYWAANRDPAHFTDPEGFDVRRSPNPHVGFGGAGPHYCLGAHLARREMSVMFRELLTRIPDIHTTGEPQRLRSMFINGIKHLPVAFTPGGKK
- the rpsN gene encoding 30S ribosomal protein S14 → MATSAKIARNERRKAVVARHAARRAELKALLARPTTPDDERAAARAELDRQPRDASATRVRNRDSVDGRPRAYSRKFGVSRIRLRELAHAGALPGVRKSSW
- the mrf gene encoding ribosome hibernation factor-recruiting GTPase MRF, which gives rise to MVLAGLPPVGVEQVIARIRAADPEVVVLHHDLRDVASGTVHRRVRGPGTDTWTDLHLAHGCVSCTLREDLLPRLRALAGTVRRVVLHLDPVLEPEQVCWALRHVLVDGVVLTDLVDLRGVLTVVDAGTWLDDATGDEAVEERGLAELPDDERTLAQVAVGQAEFADVIVRTGTAEAWELARLDAVLARLAPAAGRIPLAELDAGVLELDGLPAAARRGVPDDVHGSLLRGTPPLTPDCGVRLHVFSARRPFHPERFHEAIDLLLDGVVRARGRIWLATRPGDVLWVESAGGGLRVGQVGEWLAAQDADAWERVPEERRALASLGWHPDFGDRAQDLVVLSHDVDADGTDALDAALRGALLTDDELAGGPAAWHRLPDPFGWWHTDPCEPTPGVPASTGTDHHEENS
- the rpmG gene encoding 50S ribosomal protein L33, whose protein sequence is MARNQLRPIVRIRSTAGTGTTYVTRKNRRNDPDRMVLRKYDPVVRRHVDFREER